A window of Synechococcales cyanobacterium CNB contains these coding sequences:
- a CDS encoding DUF11 domain-containing protein: MRKQSISRWVCAAAASVALVGALGIVGCEQTGSSGMHRDSETWQRAQKTGASPHAAGFSHGMGRNVAGQEAARPAPEPRAEQPRPAPAPRTGSVIAAYPTGHTRTPQLLVEKFAPAQVALGEEFTYEYRLTNNTDSTIEDIVLTEQMSPNFKFASSDPAPTGQGQWTIDRLAPGESRTIRIRGSASNAQTIAACADVRYKVPLCSETQVVQPALQLALVGPSTVLLCDAYNLEVTVRNTGTGVAQNVTVDVALPRGVTTLDGRTSVTLSAGDLAAGQAKAQTIQVKAASTGTYSASAKAKGGALTADAAPVETKVVAPKLTIACESPERRFVGRPVDFAVTVSNTGDAPATNTVVTQTIPAGVTIGSISDGGAVRDGRIVWNLGTLAPNASRKLTVNTTAASIGSVTANASAVADCADPVSCPTTTAVEGIPALLLEGNDNPDPVEVGNTTTYTLIVTNQGSAALTGVKLVCTMDEGDTMEFVSASGEGGVTGTAQGRNITFPAIARLEAGRAATYRVVIRAKNPGQVSFRAEATSNEITRPLLKVETTNFYR, translated from the coding sequence ATGAGAAAACAGAGCATCTCTCGGTGGGTCTGCGCCGCGGCGGCCTCCGTCGCCCTCGTCGGCGCTCTGGGCATCGTCGGTTGCGAGCAGACCGGCTCCTCCGGCATGCACAGGGATTCGGAAACCTGGCAGCGTGCGCAGAAGACCGGCGCGTCCCCGCACGCTGCCGGCTTCTCCCACGGCATGGGCCGCAACGTCGCCGGACAGGAGGCCGCACGCCCCGCGCCCGAGCCTCGGGCCGAGCAGCCCCGCCCTGCACCTGCACCGCGCACCGGCTCGGTCATCGCGGCCTACCCGACGGGCCACACCCGCACGCCGCAGCTCCTCGTCGAGAAGTTCGCCCCGGCGCAGGTCGCCCTGGGCGAGGAGTTCACCTACGAGTACCGCCTGACGAACAACACCGACTCGACCATCGAGGACATCGTGCTCACCGAGCAGATGTCGCCCAACTTCAAGTTCGCGTCCTCTGACCCCGCTCCCACGGGCCAGGGCCAGTGGACCATCGACCGCCTCGCCCCCGGTGAGTCGCGCACCATCCGCATCCGAGGCAGCGCATCGAACGCCCAGACCATCGCAGCCTGCGCCGACGTCCGCTACAAGGTGCCGCTCTGCAGCGAGACCCAGGTTGTCCAGCCCGCGCTGCAACTCGCGCTGGTCGGCCCCTCGACCGTCCTCCTCTGCGATGCGTACAACCTCGAGGTCACCGTCCGCAACACCGGCACGGGCGTCGCCCAGAACGTGACCGTTGACGTTGCCCTGCCGCGCGGCGTGACCACGCTCGACGGCCGCACGTCCGTCACTCTCTCCGCCGGCGACCTCGCCGCCGGGCAGGCCAAGGCCCAGACCATCCAGGTCAAGGCGGCCTCGACGGGCACCTACTCGGCGAGCGCGAAGGCCAAGGGCGGCGCCCTGACCGCCGACGCCGCGCCGGTCGAGACCAAGGTCGTCGCGCCGAAACTGACCATCGCCTGCGAGTCGCCCGAGCGCCGTTTCGTCGGCCGCCCGGTTGACTTCGCCGTCACCGTCAGCAACACCGGCGACGCGCCGGCGACGAACACCGTCGTCACGCAGACCATCCCCGCAGGCGTCACCATCGGCAGCATCTCCGACGGCGGTGCGGTCCGAGACGGCCGGATCGTCTGGAACCTCGGCACGCTCGCCCCGAACGCCTCGCGCAAACTGACCGTCAACACGACCGCGGCCTCCATCGGCTCCGTGACGGCCAACGCCAGCGCTGTCGCCGACTGCGCCGACCCCGTCTCCTGCCCGACCACCACTGCGGTCGAGGGCATCCCGGCCCTGCTGCTCGAAGGCAACGACAACCCCGACCCCGTCGAGGTCGGGAACACCACGACCTACACGCTCATCGTGACCAACCAGGGTTCGGCCGCGCTCACCGGCGTCAAGCTCGTCTGCACGATGGACGAGGGCGACACCATGGAGTTCGTCAGCGCGTCCGGCGAGGGCGGCGTCACCGGCACCGCCCAGGGCCGCAACATCACCTTCCCCGCGATCGCCCGCCTCGAAGCCGGCCGTGCGGCGACCTACCGCGTCGTGATCCGCGCCAAGAACCCGGGGCAGGTCTCGTTCCGGGCCGAGGCGACCAGCAACGAGATCACACGGCCGCTCCTCAAGGTCGAGACGACCAACTTCTACCGCTGA
- a CDS encoding PEP-CTERM sorting domain-containing protein, which translates to MTRTITAAAAAVCSAGIAYAQYTMDWRWTVSDTGNEDGIIEPGEHALLALLAAWDGPPPVYYAGSVFEILGVSGWNKGTLLVADGNDTFGQLTNEDGVPQPNNDILAIDTFQLPRFFNPQFWEGNPVVVYWIEWVPDDYSPRTVSGTSANHLNHSLYIDDFGTSVEATPTIEGFSFQVVPAPASVALLASGVVCAGRRRRS; encoded by the coding sequence ATGACACGGACCATCACGGCGGCTGCTGCGGCGGTGTGTTCCGCCGGCATCGCCTACGCGCAGTACACCATGGACTGGCGCTGGACCGTCAGCGACACCGGCAACGAAGACGGCATCATCGAGCCGGGCGAGCACGCGCTGCTGGCGCTCCTGGCAGCGTGGGACGGGCCGCCCCCCGTCTACTACGCCGGCTCGGTGTTCGAAATCCTCGGTGTCTCGGGCTGGAACAAGGGGACGCTGCTGGTCGCGGACGGGAACGACACGTTCGGCCAGTTGACCAATGAGGACGGCGTCCCCCAGCCGAACAACGACATCCTCGCCATCGACACCTTCCAGTTGCCCAGGTTCTTCAACCCGCAGTTCTGGGAGGGCAACCCGGTCGTCGTCTACTGGATCGAGTGGGTGCCGGACGACTACTCGCCCCGCACGGTCTCCGGCACGTCGGCGAACCACCTGAATCACTCCCTCTACATCGACGACTTCGGCACCTCCGTGGAAGCGACACCGACGATCGAGGGGTTTTCGTTCCAGGTCGTGCCCGCGCCCGCGAGCGTTGCGCTGCTCGCCTCCGGTGTCGTGTGCGCGGGCCGTCGGCGTCGGTCCTGA
- a CDS encoding scaffolding protein has protein sequence MPYRVLAFESTPNPNALKCLVEPCPADIPRSYRTSGEVSGDDALAQALFAVPGVTALLIHAAFITVTKSPGARWSAIRAGVERALHAAD, from the coding sequence ATGCCCTACCGCGTCCTCGCGTTCGAGTCCACGCCGAACCCGAACGCCCTCAAGTGCCTCGTTGAACCCTGCCCGGCCGACATCCCTCGGTCGTACCGAACCAGCGGGGAAGTTTCCGGCGACGACGCTCTCGCGCAGGCCCTCTTCGCCGTGCCGGGCGTGACCGCGCTGCTCATCCACGCGGCGTTCATCACCGTCACCAAGTCGCCCGGGGCGCGATGGTCCGCCATCCGCGCCGGCGTCGAGCGCGCTCTCCATGCCGCCGACTGA
- a CDS encoding A/G-specific adenine glycosylase, with amino-acid sequence MPPTERDQVRALLAWFRRAARPLPWRPIPLDAPRDPYMVLVSEFMLQQTQVARVAERLPLFLARFPDLPSLARASEHDALALWSGLGYYRRARNLHAAARSIVAHHNARIPADPAALAALPGVGDYTAAAVASLAHRVPVPATDGNAARVVIRLHALPLAAASPRACAAAREQVAAWMHALPRDAHPGLVNEALIELGATVCTPRAPRCDACPLAGVCIAARDGSQHDLPRPAAQPARATLYCDAVLARDRRGRVLVEPRPPAGMWASLWQAPTREHHARRAAARTLRAWLALDAPLSRADRFTHATTHRTVEFTAWTAGVLASADARALARARPGSRWLTRTAAARLPLSTPQRRILLEPI; translated from the coding sequence ATGCCGCCGACTGAACGCGACCAGGTCCGTGCGCTGCTCGCGTGGTTTCGGCGCGCCGCGCGCCCTCTGCCGTGGCGCCCGATCCCGCTCGACGCCCCGCGCGACCCGTACATGGTTCTGGTGAGCGAGTTCATGCTCCAGCAGACGCAGGTCGCGCGCGTCGCCGAACGACTCCCGCTCTTCCTCGCCCGCTTCCCCGACCTCCCCTCGCTCGCCCGCGCCTCCGAGCATGACGCCCTCGCCCTCTGGTCAGGGCTCGGTTACTACCGGCGTGCCCGCAACCTCCACGCCGCCGCCCGATCGATCGTCGCTCACCACAACGCCCGTATCCCGGCCGACCCCGCTGCCTTGGCTGCGCTCCCTGGCGTCGGCGACTACACCGCTGCCGCCGTCGCATCCCTCGCCCACCGCGTCCCGGTGCCCGCGACTGACGGCAACGCCGCCCGCGTCGTGATCCGCCTTCACGCACTCCCGCTCGCCGCCGCCTCGCCGCGAGCGTGCGCCGCGGCCCGCGAGCAGGTCGCCGCGTGGATGCACGCCCTCCCGCGCGACGCCCACCCCGGCCTCGTCAACGAGGCGCTCATCGAACTCGGCGCAACCGTCTGCACGCCGCGCGCCCCGCGCTGCGACGCCTGCCCCCTCGCCGGCGTCTGCATCGCCGCGCGCGACGGCTCGCAGCACGACCTCCCGCGCCCCGCGGCACAACCCGCCCGCGCCACGCTCTACTGCGACGCCGTCCTCGCGCGCGACCGGCGCGGCCGCGTCCTCGTCGAGCCACGCCCTCCCGCCGGCATGTGGGCGAGCCTCTGGCAGGCGCCGACGCGCGAGCACCACGCCCGGCGCGCGGCCGCGCGCACCCTCCGCGCCTGGCTCGCGCTCGACGCGCCGCTCTCACGCGCCGACCGCTTCACCCACGCCACCACGCACCGCACCGTCGAGTTCACCGCCTGGACCGCGGGCGTCCTCGCTTCCGCCGACGCCCGCGCTCTGGCCCGCGCCCGACCCGGCTCGCGCTGGCTCACCCGCACCGCCGCGGCCCGCCTGCCCCTCTCGACGCCGCAGCGGAGGATTCTGCTCGAACCCATCTGA
- a CDS encoding tRNA-dihydrouridine synthase family protein has product MGCSGSNATAPSQAIAPGAEAVDARRLAERLVSEHGPSGVHPRVREVVAGFDGPFFQAGLAGYSDAAMRIIARRHGCPYCVTEALLDRTLLAGGRGFAKADLGELHDNVPGGAEDHPLAGQLMGSEPREMAAAALKLVEQGKRADREYRRLAYNGALAPGVEQHLRLPGGEQIRSGTWPHRQVAESPKGSVGGGGGGSSDEMSFAAIDVNLACPVKKIASKARGGHWLAEPEGAIRILEAVREALPASVPTTVKLRRSFDDTPEMAAACLRILDAAYDMGYAWATVHARTVEQKYVGPSRWDALREIVRHVRRRDPDRVIFGSGDVWNAEDVYRMIGYTGANAAAVARGCIGNPWVFRQARQLLAGETPAAPSVEEQRGVLEEHFTLALAVNAGARRPEVYTGKVMRKFGIRFAEHHPRSEEVRRRFVGVCSLEDWRCVLEEFYATPAACPE; this is encoded by the coding sequence ATGGGATGCTCCGGCTCCAACGCGACCGCGCCCTCGCAGGCCATCGCCCCCGGCGCGGAGGCCGTGGACGCGCGCCGGCTCGCCGAGCGACTTGTGTCGGAGCACGGCCCGAGCGGGGTGCATCCTCGCGTGCGTGAGGTCGTGGCGGGGTTTGATGGGCCGTTCTTCCAAGCGGGGCTGGCGGGGTACTCGGACGCGGCGATGCGGATCATCGCGCGTCGTCACGGGTGCCCGTACTGCGTCACCGAGGCCCTTCTGGACCGCACGCTGCTGGCGGGGGGGCGAGGCTTTGCCAAGGCCGACCTGGGCGAGTTGCACGACAATGTGCCGGGCGGTGCTGAGGACCACCCGCTGGCGGGGCAGCTGATGGGGAGCGAGCCGCGTGAGATGGCGGCGGCAGCCCTGAAACTGGTGGAGCAAGGAAAGCGCGCGGACCGCGAGTACCGGCGACTGGCCTACAACGGCGCGCTCGCGCCGGGGGTCGAGCAGCACCTGCGGCTGCCGGGGGGGGAGCAGATCCGAAGCGGCACATGGCCGCATCGCCAAGTGGCCGAATCGCCGAAGGGGAGTGTTGGTGGAGGCGGGGGCGGCTCGAGCGATGAGATGTCCTTCGCGGCGATCGACGTGAATCTGGCGTGCCCGGTGAAGAAGATCGCGAGCAAGGCGAGGGGGGGGCACTGGCTGGCCGAACCGGAGGGGGCGATCCGCATCCTGGAGGCGGTGCGCGAGGCGTTGCCCGCGAGCGTGCCGACGACGGTGAAACTGCGGCGGTCGTTCGACGACACGCCCGAGATGGCGGCGGCGTGCCTGCGCATCCTCGACGCGGCGTACGACATGGGCTACGCCTGGGCCACCGTCCACGCCCGCACCGTCGAGCAGAAGTACGTCGGGCCGAGCCGGTGGGACGCGCTGCGGGAGATCGTGCGGCACGTGCGTCGGCGCGATCCGGACCGCGTGATCTTCGGCTCCGGCGACGTGTGGAATGCCGAGGACGTCTACCGGATGATCGGGTACACGGGCGCGAACGCCGCGGCCGTGGCTCGCGGGTGCATCGGCAACCCGTGGGTCTTCCGGCAGGCGCGGCAACTGCTCGCGGGCGAGACGCCCGCCGCGCCGAGCGTCGAGGAGCAGCGGGGCGTGCTCGAGGAGCACTTCACGCTCGCGCTGGCGGTCAACGCCGGGGCCAGGCGGCCGGAGGTCTACACCGGAAAGGTGATGCGGAAGTTCGGCATCCGCTTCGCTGAGCACCACCCGAGGTCGGAGGAGGTGCGCCGCCGGTTCGTGGGCGTGTGCAGCCTGGAGGACTGGCGGTGCGTGCTGGAGGAGTTCTATGCGACGCCAGCGGCGTGTCCGGAGTGA
- a CDS encoding bacillithiol biosynthesis deacetylase BshB1, whose product MGATIARLAAQGHDVLILDVTDGEPTPHGDRETRAREAAEAARLLSPDPARFPRGLPVRRVCLDLPNRFVQHTIEARHAVAGAIRAHQAQVLFVPYPEDAHPDHRAVTRIAEDARFDAKLTGITMPSPSGPTLPSSGLNTQDSGVKSIPPPIYPRWLFHYFCTHLRIVPEPSFILDATGFEDAKRESILAYRSQFVVNERNRAVPEWLMHAARFYGSRIGTQAGEPFFAREPLGLTSLDSLPL is encoded by the coding sequence ATGGGCGCGACGATCGCGCGCCTCGCCGCGCAGGGCCACGACGTGCTCATCCTCGACGTGACCGACGGCGAGCCGACGCCGCACGGAGACCGTGAGACCCGCGCCCGCGAGGCCGCCGAGGCCGCACGGCTGCTCTCCCCCGATCCCGCGCGATTCCCGCGCGGCCTGCCGGTGCGCCGGGTGTGCCTTGATCTTCCGAACCGTTTCGTCCAACACACCATCGAAGCCCGGCACGCAGTCGCGGGCGCCATCCGCGCGCACCAGGCCCAGGTGCTCTTCGTCCCCTACCCGGAGGACGCGCACCCCGATCACCGCGCCGTCACCCGCATCGCCGAGGACGCCCGCTTCGACGCCAAGCTCACCGGCATCACGATGCCCTCCCCTTCCGGTCCCACGCTTCCGTCCTCAGGCCTCAACACTCAGGACTCGGGGGTCAAGTCCATCCCCCCCCCCATTTACCCCCGCTGGCTCTTCCACTACTTCTGCACGCACCTGCGCATCGTCCCCGAGCCGTCCTTCATCCTCGACGCCACCGGCTTCGAGGACGCGAAGCGCGAGTCGATCCTCGCCTACCGCTCGCAGTTCGTCGTCAACGAGCGCAACCGTGCGGTGCCGGAGTGGCTCATGCACGCCGCCCGCTTCTACGGATCACGGATCGGCACGCAGGCAGGCGAACCCTTCTTCGCCCGCGAACCCCTCGGCCTGACCTCGCTCGACTCCCTCCCGCTCTGA
- a CDS encoding type II secretion system protein — translation MKFSRAFSLIEIVLIAGIVAVLIAIALPALSFVRERSRDAASLANLRSHAAIVQMYAGEWRDSFPAITDPAQPYSTLHIQNYVIEDVPYFHAFYYWQFVLADDYYGGVLLHPSVVRPGTGGLLSYHYSCSLIADPRYWDEHTRFGPSQWRATRLGEVVFPSHKAVFVESFPTVPYFPEKFSRRRLNLALADGAAMAASGDEIMPPVRSGDGLGDGTFHRLGVYGMHTVGGVSGRDLR, via the coding sequence GTGAAATTCTCGAGAGCGTTCTCGCTCATCGAAATCGTCCTGATCGCCGGGATCGTGGCGGTGCTGATCGCGATTGCACTCCCGGCGCTGTCGTTCGTCCGAGAGCGATCCAGAGATGCGGCTTCCCTGGCGAATCTCCGCAGCCACGCCGCGATCGTCCAGATGTATGCGGGCGAGTGGCGCGATTCATTCCCCGCGATCACCGACCCGGCTCAGCCCTACTCGACCCTGCATATCCAGAACTACGTCATCGAAGACGTGCCGTACTTTCACGCGTTCTATTACTGGCAGTTCGTACTCGCGGACGATTACTACGGGGGCGTCCTCCTCCACCCGTCGGTCGTCCGCCCGGGTACGGGTGGGCTGCTCTCGTATCACTACTCGTGTTCGCTGATCGCCGATCCACGATACTGGGACGAGCACACACGCTTCGGCCCCTCCCAGTGGCGCGCAACGCGGCTCGGCGAGGTCGTCTTCCCTTCGCACAAGGCAGTCTTCGTCGAGTCGTTCCCGACCGTGCCGTACTTTCCGGAAAAATTCTCGCGACGCCGACTCAACCTCGCACTCGCCGATGGCGCAGCCATGGCAGCAAGCGGCGATGAGATCATGCCTCCTGTGCGATCGGGCGATGGACTGGGCGATGGCACCTTCCACCGTCTCGGCGTCTACGGCATGCACACCGTCGGCGGAGTCTCCGGGCGAGACCTGCGGTAG